One window of the Candidatus Zixiibacteriota bacterium genome contains the following:
- a CDS encoding ABC-2 type transporter — protein sequence MWSTIKALMIKELRQSLRDPMMVRLIFVMPIIQLFVLGYAINTDVKKIYTVVYDFDRSEMSREYIRSLSAGDYFDIRPTEFSVLDADRGFRENDYSAAVIIPKDFSSDLDRKKQPAVGIMVDGANANSAAIALGYAGLITAQFNQKVTGLSSPLILRQKKLYNPEGESVYFMIPGLITIMLTMITILLTSMAIVREREIGTLEQLMVTPIKKHELLLGKTIPFAIIGFVEMTIGLIIGLLWFKIPFVGSPLLFYILAFIFQLTALGIGIFISTISRTQQQAMFYGWFFTIFGIMTSGLFTPIENMPILIQRLTYLNPLRYFIKIIRAIMMKGATLQNLYPETIALIIFGFVVFSFAWIRFSKRTS from the coding sequence ATGTGGTCGACAATCAAGGCGCTGATGATTAAGGAATTGCGGCAATCGCTGCGCGATCCGATGATGGTGCGATTGATTTTTGTCATGCCGATTATTCAATTATTTGTCCTCGGCTACGCCATCAATACGGATGTCAAGAAAATATATACGGTGGTTTATGATTTCGACCGCAGCGAGATGTCCCGGGAATATATCCGGTCGCTTTCGGCGGGCGATTATTTCGATATCCGCCCGACGGAATTTTCGGTTCTCGATGCCGATCGGGGCTTCCGCGAAAATGATTATAGCGCCGCCGTGATAATCCCCAAAGATTTTTCCAGCGATCTCGACCGGAAAAAGCAGCCGGCAGTTGGTATAATGGTCGACGGCGCCAATGCCAATTCGGCCGCGATCGCGCTCGGATATGCCGGCCTCATCACGGCCCAGTTCAACCAGAAAGTGACGGGCCTGTCGTCACCTCTAATATTGCGTCAGAAAAAACTGTATAACCCCGAGGGAGAATCGGTCTATTTCATGATTCCCGGGCTCATTACGATCATGCTAACCATGATTACCATTTTGCTCACCTCGATGGCCATCGTCCGCGAGCGCGAAATCGGGACGCTCGAGCAACTGATGGTCACGCCGATAAAAAAGCATGAGCTCCTTCTCGGCAAGACCATTCCGTTCGCCATTATCGGCTTCGTGGAGATGACCATCGGTCTTATCATCGGGCTCCTCTGGTTCAAGATTCCCTTTGTCGGTTCGCCGCTCTTATTCTATATCCTGGCTTTTATCTTTCAACTGACGGCGCTCGGCATAGGGATTTTCATTTCCACGATTTCCCGAACCCAGCAACAGGCGATGTTTTACGGCTGGTTTTTTACCATCTTCGGCATTATGACGTCAGGATTATTTACGCCTATCGAAAACATGCCGATTCTCATCCAGCGGCTGACCTATTTAAACCCTTTGCGGTATTTTATAAAAATCATCCGGGCCATCATGATGAAAGGGGCCACCCTCCAAAACCTATATCCGGAAACCATTGCCCTGATCATTTTTGGATTCGTGGTCTTTTCCTTCGCCTGGATCCGTTTTTCCAAGAGAACCTCCTGA
- a CDS encoding Chloride channel core: MGLKTTENEDNLADFSRDRRMLILSAAAPLIGAIGALVAYVLVRLIALITNGAYFQIYSGIFRSPDHNHLGPIAIFIPVAGGLIIGLMARYGSERIRGHGIPEALEAILFSGSRMEAKVAVLKPLSSAISIGTGGPFGAEGPIIMTGGAFGSLFGQMFHFSANERKTLLVAGAAAGMSAIFASPVAAVLLAVELLLFEWRPRSIVPVALASITAYALRVPLLGSGPIFAVKEYGLPGAEILMYALLVGIIAGTASGLLTKLVYLCEDLFDRIPLHWMWWPAIGGLAVGLGGLIEPRILGVGYDTIHALLLGNIVGLAAIIILLMKTAVWSISLGSGTSGGVLAPLLMIGGALGAAETGLIPVGDTGLWVIISMAATMGGTMRSPLTAMIFAVELTGQMNLLPALLAGCFAAHGVTVLLMRRSILTEKVARRGYHITREYEVDPLAVIRVREVMDPHPAALPAEMTVTELSNRIARYDPAVGRHQGWPIAGENGRLVGIVTRSDIMRILSQDKKGAVTLGEAGRRRLIVAYPDEPLRDAVNRLLEHDIGRLPVVDRDDPDRLIGYLGRPNVIKARLRQLQEERHDRKFPPMTTIPQTVSDPTVRPQEKNPSQLKSSRL; the protein is encoded by the coding sequence ATGGGTCTGAAGACAACCGAAAACGAAGATAATCTTGCTGACTTCAGCCGGGATCGACGCATGCTTATTCTGTCAGCCGCGGCTCCTTTGATTGGTGCCATTGGGGCGCTGGTGGCATATGTCCTGGTTCGACTCATTGCACTGATAACCAACGGAGCATACTTCCAGATCTATTCGGGGATTTTCCGCTCTCCGGATCATAACCATCTGGGACCGATAGCCATCTTTATACCTGTGGCCGGAGGCCTGATAATCGGCTTAATGGCCCGTTACGGTTCGGAGCGGATTCGGGGCCACGGGATTCCCGAAGCACTGGAGGCGATTTTGTTCAGCGGCAGTCGCATGGAGGCCAAAGTGGCCGTCCTCAAACCGCTTTCTTCGGCCATTTCTATTGGTACCGGCGGGCCATTTGGCGCCGAAGGGCCCATAATTATGACCGGCGGAGCCTTTGGCTCCCTTTTCGGGCAGATGTTTCATTTTTCGGCGAACGAACGGAAGACTCTTCTGGTAGCCGGCGCCGCCGCCGGCATGTCGGCCATTTTTGCTTCGCCCGTGGCGGCCGTTCTTCTGGCGGTCGAATTACTTCTTTTTGAATGGCGGCCACGATCCATTGTCCCGGTTGCCCTCGCCTCGATTACCGCCTACGCCCTCCGCGTGCCCCTGCTCGGCTCCGGGCCGATCTTTGCGGTCAAAGAGTACGGCCTGCCGGGGGCGGAAATATTAATGTATGCTCTTCTCGTTGGAATTATCGCCGGCACCGCCTCCGGCCTCCTGACAAAACTGGTTTACCTGTGTGAGGACCTGTTTGATCGAATTCCGCTTCACTGGATGTGGTGGCCCGCCATCGGGGGGCTGGCCGTCGGTCTGGGTGGCTTGATTGAGCCGCGTATCCTCGGGGTCGGCTACGATACCATACATGCTTTGCTCTTGGGCAATATCGTCGGGCTCGCGGCCATTATTATTCTTCTTATGAAAACCGCGGTCTGGTCGATTTCTCTGGGATCAGGGACATCCGGTGGGGTGCTGGCCCCTCTCTTGATGATCGGCGGAGCCCTTGGCGCGGCCGAGACCGGACTCATTCCTGTCGGCGACACCGGCCTCTGGGTTATCATAAGCATGGCCGCCACCATGGGTGGCACCATGCGTTCCCCACTGACCGCCATGATTTTTGCGGTCGAATTAACCGGCCAGATGAATCTTCTCCCCGCCTTACTCGCAGGATGCTTCGCGGCCCACGGTGTTACGGTACTGCTGATGCGCCGCTCGATCCTCACCGAAAAGGTGGCCCGCCGCGGCTATCATATCACCCGGGAGTACGAAGTCGACCCTCTGGCCGTAATTCGGGTCAGGGAAGTAATGGATCCGCATCCGGCGGCTCTGCCGGCCGAAATGACGGTGACGGAGTTATCAAATCGAATTGCCCGCTATGATCCTGCAGTCGGTCGTCACCAGGGCTGGCCGATCGCAGGCGAAAACGGCCGTCTGGTCGGCATTGTCACGCGAAGCGACATCATGCGGATTCTGAGTCAGGACAAGAAGGGGGCCGTTACGCTGGGCGAAGCCGGGCGCCGGCGCTTGATTGTTGCCTATCCCGATGAACCGCTCCGTGATGCCGTGAATCGCCTGTTGGAGCATGATATCGGCCGCCTGCCGGTGGTCGACCGGGATGATCCCGATCGACTGATCGGGTATCTGGGACGGCCCAATGTGATAAAAGCCCGCCTGCGGCAATTGCAGGAAGAAAGGCATGACCGAAAATTCCCGCCCATGACAACGATTCCTCAAACCGTATCCGACCCGACCGTTCGCCCTCAAGAAAAGAACCCGTCGCAACTGAAATCGTCGCGATTGTAG
- a CDS encoding hypothetical protein (Evidence 5 : Unknown function) produces MRLSYWSILQLDGQWNPIVLNKEIFLLYFSDPYDEKSAWPRSRQAAVKQPNWPQTGLLGLDFAFRRHPAHEPIHPSMLLYKPMLYILLTRGPLVK; encoded by the coding sequence ATGAGATTGTCTTATTGGTCTATACTTCAGTTAGACGGCCAATGGAACCCAATAGTTTTAAACAAAGAAATATTTCTTCTATATTTCTCCGACCCGTATGATGAAAAAAGCGCATGGCCCCGGTCGCGACAAGCGGCGGTTAAACAGCCCAATTGGCCCCAAACCGGCTTACTCGGCCTCGATTTCGCATTCCGGCGTCATCCGGCGCACGAACCGATTCATCCATCTATGCTTCTATATAAACCTATGCTATATATTCTACTGACAAGAGGGCCATTAGTCAAGTAA
- a CDS encoding exported hypothetical protein (Evidence 5 : Unknown function), with amino-acid sequence MRSKCFAIFALLLLFFFGAFTIRAGDDKYPGEDEFVLVDSPAQMIHEAAPVYPDAAKAGKLEGTVWVKALVDDNGKVVSAKIAKDSGKNCGFEQAALDAASKCEYTPAKKGDKAVPVWITYKVEFKLAETSEK; translated from the coding sequence ATGCGGTCCAAATGCTTCGCGATTTTTGCCCTCCTGCTATTGTTTTTCTTCGGCGCTTTTACAATCAGGGCCGGCGATGATAAATATCCCGGCGAAGATGAATTTGTTCTGGTCGATTCCCCGGCGCAAATGATCCATGAAGCCGCGCCGGTTTATCCCGACGCCGCCAAGGCCGGCAAACTTGAAGGCACTGTCTGGGTAAAGGCCCTTGTGGACGATAATGGCAAGGTCGTTTCCGCCAAAATAGCCAAGGATTCGGGAAAAAACTGCGGATTTGAACAAGCGGCTCTGGATGCGGCATCCAAATGCGAATACACTCCGGCCAAGAAAGGTGACAAAGCGGTTCCAGTCTGGATCACTTATAAAGTGGAATTTAAGCTGGCCGAGACTTCGGAAAAATAG
- a CDS encoding hypothetical protein (Evidence 5 : Unknown function), with amino-acid sequence MRLFSHPVEGVEITGIFWCNFEGYFNDAGSDRLVTIYGHNDRSLCTYPSFRPMHIKLISKLRGK; translated from the coding sequence TTGCGTCTTTTCTCTCATCCGGTTGAAGGGGTGGAGATTACGGGAATATTTTGGTGCAATTTTGAGGGATATTTCAATGATGCGGGAAGCGATCGGCTGGTGACGATTTATGGACATAATGATAGATCTCTCTGTACCTATCCCTCCTTCCGACCGATGCACATCAAATTGATATCGAAATTGCGCGGGAAATGA
- a CDS encoding conserved exported hypothetical protein (Evidence 4 : Unknown function but conserved in other organisms), with the protein MKWFTWLIPAALPLLIISCSGNNLAPGGSGLIEATEVTLSAETAGQLKALHFDESDPIKTGDTVGMIDTLATSLLIQQAEAALSAARARVQTTALAIEQADYNLSLSKKEFDRIAALLKSGSANQQQFDQVDNAYNQAMLARKQAAAAHNSALADQARSIAAIDLLKKQFHDCFPVAPVNGTIVNKYVEAGELIVTGRQLVKIAKLDTVWVKVYLSPSDLTRIKLGSTAKVDPENGSQTPMNGTIAWISDVAEFTPKNVQTKEARADLVYAVKVTIPNPDGTLKVGMPVSVEL; encoded by the coding sequence ATGAAATGGTTTACCTGGCTTATACCGGCGGCTCTGCCGCTGTTAATTATATCGTGCAGCGGGAACAACCTTGCCCCGGGGGGCTCGGGACTTATCGAGGCCACCGAGGTGACGCTTTCGGCTGAAACCGCGGGCCAGTTAAAGGCCCTTCATTTCGATGAGAGCGATCCGATAAAAACCGGCGACACGGTCGGCATGATAGATACTCTGGCGACATCGTTATTAATTCAGCAGGCCGAGGCCGCTCTGTCGGCGGCCCGCGCCCGGGTGCAGACCACGGCGCTCGCCATAGAGCAGGCCGACTACAACCTGTCGCTCAGCAAAAAGGAGTTTGATCGGATCGCGGCCCTGCTGAAAAGCGGCTCGGCCAATCAGCAGCAGTTCGATCAGGTCGATAATGCCTATAACCAGGCGATGCTGGCCAGAAAGCAGGCGGCTGCGGCCCATAATTCTGCGCTTGCGGATCAGGCCCGGAGTATAGCCGCTATCGACCTTTTGAAAAAGCAGTTTCATGATTGTTTCCCGGTGGCGCCGGTTAACGGCACAATAGTTAATAAATATGTCGAAGCGGGGGAACTGATTGTAACCGGCCGGCAGTTGGTCAAAATCGCCAAGCTGGACACGGTTTGGGTAAAGGTCTATCTCTCGCCATCCGACCTGACCAGAATCAAATTGGGGAGTACGGCCAAGGTCGATCCGGAAAACGGGAGCCAGACGCCGATGAACGGAACGATCGCCTGGATTTCCGATGTGGCTGAATTTACGCCGAAAAATGTTCAGACCAAAGAGGCCCGGGCCGATCTGGTGTATGCCGTAAAAGTGACCATACCAAACCCGGATGGAACCCTCAAAGTCGGCATGCCGGTCTCGGTGGAGTTGTAA
- a CDS encoding putative Transcriptional regulator, TetR family (Evidence 3 : Putative function from multiple computational evidences), translating to MRKNKRLDQDTAAKIMAAARDEFAHYGFDGARVDRIAARAKVNKAMIYYHYRSKKKLYHAVIQNHLRRIREFFESSLDADPNPETILPQIVDFWDAMFSDCKEFIPIFLRELAGGGEIIKEAFAAMMKESGFNKVLKQRIDAGIASGFLRPIDSTQAIISFIGMNLFYYMSRPIMQAVWEIKDENEFREKRKKEVVDLFLYGLKAR from the coding sequence ATGAGGAAGAACAAGAGATTGGATCAGGATACCGCCGCCAAAATCATGGCGGCCGCGCGCGACGAGTTCGCGCATTACGGGTTTGACGGCGCCCGGGTCGACCGGATCGCCGCCCGGGCGAAAGTGAACAAGGCGATGATATATTATCATTATCGCTCCAAGAAAAAACTGTATCACGCCGTCATCCAGAATCACCTGCGGCGAATCAGAGAATTTTTTGAGTCATCGCTCGATGCCGATCCCAATCCGGAGACGATTCTGCCGCAGATTGTCGATTTTTGGGATGCCATGTTTAGCGACTGTAAGGAATTCATACCGATATTTCTTCGCGAATTGGCCGGCGGCGGTGAAATCATAAAAGAAGCGTTTGCCGCGATGATGAAGGAAAGCGGTTTCAATAAAGTGCTTAAGCAAAGAATCGACGCCGGTATCGCCTCGGGATTTCTGCGCCCCATAGACAGTACTCAGGCCATAATATCATTTATTGGCATGAATCTATTTTACTATATGTCCCGGCCCATCATGCAGGCCGTTTGGGAGATAAAGGATGAAAACGAGTTTAGAGAGAAACGCAAGAAAGAAGTGGTCGATCTGTTTTTGTACGGCCTCAAGGCGAGATAA
- a CDS encoding Acetyl-CoA hydrolase/transferase — translation MENQPIFFTFVTVMKKIKHVDEAINPSVIKPGSIIYTSGNAATPIALLSQLAQDLKIENIDLYSVLMLGESLGPLFSKERCQNLTHRVIFNSYLTREAVNQGRAKYHPMHLSEVPRHVRHKIKPNVALVSVSGPDHGGNYSLGTTVEGVHAAITSAKQNRGIVIAEKNLRMPFVLGTTIPGEMIDYLYETDYPLPDSPISHPDNTARRIGEVIAALYIHDGTGFEPGSTLQYGIGEVPEAVTDAIISKGVGDLGIHTELFADAMIKLIKKGVVTNRWKKGINFAVSSIFLSSSQEGYNWLHFNSSVQSRPSDYTNSAFTIAEQPKMVTINSAIGVDLHGNIWADSLEARQIYSGVGGQSDFIRGAQYSPGGVAIIALKSVTGHGISKIVDRCPAGITTTATPSDAVIIVTENGAFDPRGLSLGERAVGIAHLAHPDERERLLKVIYDNQAFHKPQAALKKGVPGFISYEKAIERM, via the coding sequence TTGGAAAACCAACCGATTTTCTTTACTTTTGTCACCGTTATGAAAAAGATCAAGCATGTCGATGAAGCCATAAATCCCTCGGTCATCAAACCGGGAAGTATCATATATACCTCGGGTAACGCCGCCACCCCGATCGCCCTTCTGTCCCAGTTGGCGCAGGATCTGAAAATCGAAAATATCGACCTTTACAGTGTCCTGATGCTGGGCGAAAGTCTCGGCCCGCTTTTTTCCAAAGAGCGCTGTCAGAACTTGACCCACCGTGTCATCTTCAACAGCTATTTAACCCGCGAGGCGGTCAATCAGGGGCGCGCCAAGTATCATCCGATGCACCTTTCCGAGGTGCCGCGTCATGTCCGCCACAAAATCAAGCCGAATGTCGCTCTTGTCTCGGTCTCCGGGCCGGATCACGGCGGCAATTACAGTCTCGGGACAACGGTCGAAGGGGTGCATGCCGCCATCACCTCGGCCAAGCAGAATCGCGGGATAGTCATCGCGGAAAAAAATCTGCGGATGCCATTCGTGCTCGGGACCACTATTCCGGGCGAGATGATCGATTACCTGTACGAAACCGACTATCCCCTTCCCGACAGCCCGATTTCTCACCCCGATAATACGGCCCGGCGGATCGGCGAAGTCATTGCCGCCCTGTATATCCACGACGGGACCGGGTTCGAGCCCGGCTCGACCCTTCAGTATGGTATCGGCGAGGTGCCCGAGGCGGTCACCGACGCCATTATCAGCAAGGGGGTCGGCGATCTGGGGATTCATACCGAACTTTTCGCCGACGCCATGATCAAATTGATCAAGAAAGGGGTCGTGACAAACCGCTGGAAGAAAGGAATAAATTTCGCGGTGTCATCGATCTTTTTGTCGTCGTCGCAGGAGGGGTACAACTGGCTCCATTTCAACAGTTCGGTGCAGAGCCGTCCCAGCGACTACACCAACAGCGCCTTTACCATCGCCGAACAGCCGAAGATGGTAACCATCAACAGCGCCATCGGGGTCGACCTGCACGGTAATATCTGGGCCGATTCGCTCGAGGCGCGGCAGATTTACAGCGGGGTCGGCGGGCAGAGCGATTTTATCCGCGGGGCGCAGTACAGCCCGGGCGGAGTGGCGATTATTGCGCTCAAATCGGTCACCGGGCACGGGATCTCCAAGATTGTCGACCGCTGTCCGGCCGGCATTACGACCACGGCGACCCCGTCGGACGCCGTCATTATCGTCACCGAGAACGGGGCCTTCGATCCGCGCGGTTTGAGTCTCGGGGAGCGGGCGGTCGGGATCGCGCATTTGGCTCATCCGGACGAGCGGGAACGTCTGCTGAAAGTGATTTATGACAATCAGGCGTTTCATAAACCGCAGGCGGCGCTGAAAAAAGGGGTGCCCGGATTTATCTCGTACGAGAAAGCGATCGAGCGGATGTAG
- a CDS encoding ABC-2 type transporter, whose product MHKIRHIAIKEVRHILRDPRSLIIAILMPIMMTFLYGYAINLDIKNIRLAILDYDKTLESRELAGRFYNSGYFLKPLQPPDLNDPEEVLKSGKASAILIIQQGFSNDLTLQRPYQLGLTVDGADANTASATSSYANIIFNQYLKDHLPPGVTIPGVNISAQVLYNPDLKSSHFFVPGLIAVILMMISALLTSITIAREKETGTMEQLLTAPVTPRQIIIGKVIPYIGLAFIDGVLILLFGVFHFGVPFVGSILLMTLFGFIYITAALSIGILISTLVNTQQLAMSFAQLVTVLPSVMLSGYIFEIKNMPTVLQFITRIVPARYFLVIIRGIMLKGSGLSVLWIEATFLVLLTLILLTLATKRFHLKIG is encoded by the coding sequence ATGCATAAGATAAGACATATCGCCATCAAAGAGGTCCGGCACATTCTTCGCGACCCCCGCTCGCTCATAATCGCCATTCTGATGCCGATTATGATGACGTTTCTCTACGGCTACGCCATCAATCTCGATATTAAGAATATCCGCCTGGCCATTCTCGATTATGACAAGACCCTGGAATCACGAGAGTTGGCCGGACGTTTCTACAATTCCGGGTATTTCCTGAAACCGCTACAGCCCCCCGATCTGAACGATCCAGAAGAAGTTCTTAAATCGGGAAAAGCGAGCGCCATTCTGATAATTCAGCAGGGTTTCTCCAACGATTTGACATTACAGCGGCCGTATCAATTGGGATTGACGGTCGACGGCGCCGACGCCAACACCGCCTCGGCCACCTCGAGTTATGCCAATATAATATTCAACCAGTATCTCAAGGATCATCTCCCCCCGGGGGTAACGATTCCCGGTGTGAATATCTCGGCCCAGGTGCTGTATAATCCCGATTTGAAATCATCGCATTTCTTCGTCCCCGGCCTGATCGCGGTGATATTGATGATGATTTCGGCGCTCCTGACCTCGATCACGATTGCCCGGGAAAAGGAAACCGGCACCATGGAACAGCTTCTCACTGCCCCGGTCACACCCCGGCAGATAATAATCGGCAAAGTTATTCCATATATCGGGCTGGCGTTTATCGACGGGGTTCTGATACTTCTTTTCGGTGTTTTCCATTTCGGGGTGCCGTTTGTCGGCTCCATTCTTTTGATGACTCTTTTTGGATTTATTTACATCACCGCCGCCCTTTCGATTGGAATCCTGATTTCGACTCTTGTCAATACCCAGCAATTGGCGATGTCGTTTGCGCAATTGGTAACGGTTCTGCCATCGGTGATGCTTTCGGGATATATATTTGAAATAAAGAACATGCCGACCGTGCTTCAATTTATAACGCGTATTGTCCCGGCCCGTTACTTTCTCGTTATTATAAGGGGAATTATGCTGAAAGGTTCGGGCCTTTCGGTCCTCTGGATCGAAGCCACTTTCCTGGTTTTATTGACGCTGATACTTCTGACTCTGGCCACCAAACGCTTTCATCTCAAGATAGGTTAA
- a CDS encoding exported hypothetical protein (Evidence 5 : Unknown function) translates to MRIIIPILMVILFTAGSVAAETALSLADVMRLAQEHSYSIKLSRADSASAVFDYRAAAAQRIPTLSLNGTTFFLSDIPQAQVGFNKIALGSKDNYQADFRLAVPLYTGGRLSSRIKIQNENRLAKAMNLQSEKLSAAYDSRRAYLNLLLARAMVGSARASLERLKIVKQDVQNLYQNGMADSVDILDAELAYQKGLQLEDQNRTLFRNASIVLAQQIGWPPDSDIVPSDSIPVPSALDSASLPIDSSSLHRPELKALDYRIRSAESLIGLNKANYFPNISGYGGYSVGKPNRDFFNKTWNDNFNVGVILNWDFNFGGKTRNSVLSARQAAYSARLAKSRLTEALTTQAGTAQQNLKYAYQSYLSTGTQLDISRRQYRLAQDKERSGQMSINRLLELEAGLTAAEQMYRASMINYYLAETEYFYAVGAPRIYGGF, encoded by the coding sequence ATGAGAATAATCATACCGATTCTGATGGTCATTTTGTTTACAGCCGGATCGGTGGCGGCCGAAACGGCGCTTTCGCTGGCCGACGTGATGCGGCTGGCGCAGGAGCATTCTTATTCTATTAAATTATCGCGCGCCGATTCCGCGTCGGCCGTATTTGACTACCGCGCGGCCGCAGCCCAGAGAATCCCGACTCTTTCTCTTAACGGCACGACTTTTTTCCTGAGTGATATCCCTCAGGCACAAGTTGGTTTCAACAAAATCGCGCTCGGCTCCAAGGATAATTATCAAGCCGACTTCAGACTGGCCGTGCCTCTCTACACCGGAGGGCGCCTTTCCTCCAGGATCAAAATCCAGAATGAGAACCGGCTGGCCAAAGCGATGAATCTTCAATCCGAGAAACTATCCGCCGCCTACGATTCCCGGCGGGCCTACCTTAATCTTCTCCTGGCGCGAGCGATGGTAGGTTCGGCTCGGGCCTCACTGGAGAGACTGAAAATAGTCAAGCAGGACGTCCAGAATCTTTATCAAAACGGTATGGCCGACTCGGTTGATATCCTTGACGCTGAACTGGCCTATCAAAAGGGACTGCAGCTGGAAGACCAGAATCGGACCCTGTTCAGAAATGCTTCAATTGTGCTGGCCCAGCAGATCGGCTGGCCGCCGGATAGTGACATTGTGCCCTCCGATTCGATTCCTGTTCCATCTGCTCTCGATTCCGCCTCGTTGCCGATTGATTCGTCATCGTTACATCGTCCGGAATTAAAAGCGCTCGACTACCGCATCCGTTCCGCAGAATCTTTGATCGGTCTGAACAAGGCCAATTATTTCCCGAACATAAGCGGTTATGGCGGTTATTCGGTGGGTAAACCGAATCGCGACTTTTTCAATAAAACGTGGAACGATAATTTCAATGTCGGCGTGATCTTAAACTGGGATTTCAATTTTGGCGGAAAGACCCGCAACAGTGTTCTGTCGGCGCGGCAGGCCGCCTATTCGGCCCGTCTGGCCAAGAGCCGGCTGACAGAAGCTCTGACGACGCAGGCCGGCACGGCCCAGCAGAATCTTAAATATGCCTATCAATCGTATTTATCCACCGGTACACAACTCGATATATCCCGGCGGCAGTATCGCCTGGCTCAGGACAAAGAGCGCTCCGGCCAAATGAGTATCAATCGGCTCCTGGAGCTGGAAGCGGGGCTGACCGCGGCCGAGCAGATGTACCGGGCTTCGATGATAAACTATTACCTGGCTGAAACCGAATATTTTTACGCTGTCGGGGCGCCCCGAATATATGGAGGATTCTAA